Part of the Coturnix japonica isolate 7356 chromosome 20, Coturnix japonica 2.1, whole genome shotgun sequence genome is shown below.
TGCACGCTGCACGTTTTCCTGCAGCCGCTCCCGTCCATCCGGGCGGCGGGGCAGCAGCAACTCCCGTCCCGCAGGGGGCGCTGTTCCTCCTGGCGCTCCCGGGGCCGCTCTGTCCCGCTCCTTCCGCCGTCAGAAGCGGAAGCGGCCTCGCCGCGTGGGGTTGGCCGCGGCCGCCGCTCCCGGTCGTGCATCTGTCCGTCGGTCCGTCGGTCCGTGCCTGCTCGCAGCCATGGCCGTCCGCGCCAGCTTCGAGAACAACAACGAGCTGGGCTGCTTCGCCAAGCTGACCAACGCCTACTGCCTGGTGGCCATCGGCGGCTCCGAGAACTTCTACAGGTGAGAAGCCACGAGGGCCCGGCCCAGCCCGGCCCGCTCCCTGTGCCCGCTCCTAACGGCGCCTTGTTGTTGCAGCGTGTTCGAGGGGGAGCTGTTCGGGACCGTCCCGGTGGTGCACGCCTCCATCGCCGGCTGCCGCATCATCGGCAGGATGTGTGTGGGTGAGTATGTGAGTGTGTGTgggtgagtgtgtgtgtgtgagagtgtgtgtgtgtgagagtgtgtgtgtgtgtgtgtgtgtgtgtgtgtgtgtgtgtgtttgtgggtGAGCGGCCGGGAGGAGCGGAGGGACGGCGGGGCCGTGCCCGCCCCGAGAGACCCGCAGTGCGGTGCGGAGCGCGGGGAGACGGCGGCGCTCCTCGTCCTCGGGGGGTTTATTTGGTCGCACCGTAGGGATGTTGTAACGCTGGAGAAGATtgtagaatccttagagttggaagggacctctggaggccaTCGAGgccagctcccctgcaatgaacggGGACGCTACAGCTTGATCAGCTACCCCAGGGCCTTATCCAACCTCGCCTTGGAAGTCTCCAGGGTTGGGCCATAAAACACATCCCTCAGTAACCTCAGCTcttcctgtgcctcaccaccatcGCTGGCAATGATTTTTAAGGCTCTTCTGTACTGttctggatacagtactccaggtgaggcctcagtgcagagcagaggggcaggatcacctcccaTACTCTCCTGACCTTGCATCTTTTGATGCAGCACAGGATACAtgtggctttctgggctgtgcGGGCAGTTTCCAGCTGTCACAGTTTTGTGCCCACCAGCTTCCAATCCCCCAGTGCCCCCAAGTCTTTCTTGGCAGGGCTGCACTCagtcctttcatcccccagcttgtattggtaaCAGAGGTTGCCTCAACCCAGGTGCCAGATCACACACTTGGGTTTGTTGAACTTCAAGAGATTCACCTGGGTGCATTGCTCAGCCCGtgcaggtccctctggatgacaTTCCATCTTGAGCATGTTGCCCCCACCCTGCAGCTTGATGTCGTCAGCCAACTTGCTGAGGGTTCACTCGACtccactgtcagtgtcactgatgaagatactAAAGAGTatcagtcccagcactgacccctgggggacaccactcatcactgaaCTCCATCCAGGCCATGAGTCATTGACCTCTGCTCTTTGGACTTGATCCCACAGTCAGTTCTTTGTCCGTTGAGgagtccacccatcaaatctgtatatttccaatttggagagaaggatgttgtgggcACTGTGTCAAAGGCCTCACTGAAGttcagatagatgacatcagtggctcttccctcaTCCACTGAtgtagtgaaataaaataaaaatcaagccTGGCCAATAGAAACAAACGAAACCCAACAATAAAACAGCCACCAAAAATAGGGTTAGAGGGAGTGCCTGCTGGTCAGGACTTGAAGAGAGGTCAGTGATGTGCATAAATTGGTTTTTGTAGTAAGCAGGGAGAAGCCGCTCTGTTTCACTGGGAGGTCAGTGATTCAGAAACATTGCTGGAGGGAGCATTCCAGATGTGAAGGGCAAAGAGAGGTCTTTCACTGCCTGGCTGTTTAGTAGAGCACACTTGGTGCTTGCTGTTtgttcctgggcagcctgttcacaCAGTCTTACAGCCTTGctaaaggaaaggaacaaaagcGAGCACAACATGTAGGCTTTATGGGGATGGTCAGTGTCTCTTGGGGGGAAAGCATACCAAAGTGTTTTGTTTAGAACCTTGTGTGTCCCATTGAAAAGGCTGGATAAAAGTAGTGCAGTTTACCTGTTTATATTCTGAAGTCTTTGTTTCATCTTCGTTTTCCCCCTCACCTTTGCTTTTGTATTAATAAATGGTCACGTTATTTCTGTGGGACTGAATTTAGGGCTTGAAAAGAGTGGATAGGGGCCCCACACCATTGTGTGAGCATCATAGTGAGCACGatggaaatatttgcttttttagaATTACCCAAAGGTGgaactctttgttttctttctccttgtcttGTTTTTGGGTCATCTTAGGGAATAGGCACGGACTGTTGGTCCCGAGCAGTACAACAGACCAAGAGCTTCAGCACATCCGTAACAGCCTTCCAGATTCTGTGCGAATTCAGCGAGTGGAGGAGCGGCTCTCGGCGCTGGGCAATGTCACTACCTGCAATGACTACGTAGCTCTCGTTCATCCGGATCTGGACAGGGTATGTGGCTTCTGAATTCAGTGTGGATGCATCTGATATTATTCCTAAGTTGCAGTTTCAGCTTGTAGCTATTGGGGATTACTGTAAGTAGTGTCAATGTAGGAGAACTATACTGACAGCTGAGCTAGCATCACGTAGGAAGCCGTGTTCcctgtttcctttcctctcagGAGAGAAATTACAGTACTAGATTTTGAACTTATGACTCAGTTTCAGTcgatctgtttcttttcctattgtTATCTTTACTTGTAGGTGTGGATCCTGTCCTAGGTACATAGTGTGCATTCTGCATCCAGCATGCTGTAGTTAACTGTGCTTATAGAAAGAAAGGAGTGGGATATGGAAGAGTACTGTGAGATGCAATTAGCTTTGCAtgtataaaaatgaagtaaGAGCATGCGTGTATgtaaagaacacagaaaatctgGTCAGGACTGTAGTAGTTACAAGATGTCACTGATCTTATTGAAAGTTTCACAATATCCATGGTCTCTACCAACACTGTAGTGGTGTATATGTCCTTAGTGAGAAACAGGAGCTCTTATATAAGAACTTAAAGGCAgggcagaaagaagagaggaagaatgcTGCTCAGTGGGGTGTGTTTGGTGGAGTTGCCTTGGCTTCCAACTCACTGCACATGTAACAGGATCCAGGTTAATCCAGAAGAGTGAGAGCCTTCTGTAATGTTGGAATTGCAGTAGGTTATGAAAGTGGAGGCAGTTGTGGGTGTTATGAAAGTGGGAGGATCCCAGCTGGTTACTCTTTGAAATAATACTGTGATTTCAATGTGTGCAAAACCATTTTGCTGAACgactttgttctctttgtttgcaggaaacagaagagatCTTGGCAGATGTGCTAAAGGTTGAAGTTTTCAGACAAACGGTAGCAGATCAGGTGCTGGTAGGAAGTTACTGTGTATTTAGTAACCAAGGAGGAATTGTGCACCCCAAAACTTCCATTGAGGATCAGGATGAACTGTCTTCATTGCTGCAGGTCCCACTCGTGGTAAGGCTTGTGAGGTGTGTTTTTTCTCAcggcttccttccttcccagttTGTGGTTTTAGTGTTTCTACATTCTCACGGGCTCCTAGACACTGTTTTTTCTGTAAGGATGTCCCAAATGGGAGGTGAGGAGAAGACCTGAAGGAAGACGGTCCTCTGAAGCGTGTTTCCcatctttcctgtgcttcaATAAGCTGCATAGAGCCTTCAGGTTGCTTCTGAAACATTCTGCCAGGGTTATGCAATTTGAGATGACTCACACAATGTGAGATGGTCTGTGGTTTGGCCAAAGGCACTGCTGAAAAAGAGTTGAGCAGTGAAGTCCTGTGTCCGCTTAGATGGATTTTTAAATCCCTGGTTGCTCTGCTTCTTGTTCACGTAAtggttgttttgggttttgttttttttttcctctgaatctCATAGATTTCTCTTTCCAGAGGTTAAAGGCTGCATAAGGAAGCATAATGAAATGTGTTGATGTCAGCATGCCCTGCTAACTTTTGtcactttgtttattttctaggCTGGGACAGTAAACCGTGGCAGTGAGGTCATTGGAGCAGGAATGGTTGTAAATGACTGGTGTGCCTTCTGTGGGTTGGACACaaccagcactgagctctctgTCATTGAGAGCATCTTCAAGCTCAATGAAGCTCAGCCAAGTACTATTGCTACCAACATGAGGGATTCCTTGATTGACAGGTGAGGAAAATCCAGCTCTGTATATAACTGTAATCAAAACAGAGAGGATTTCAGTACAAGGAAGCTATAAAACTAGCTGCTTCTCAAAGCTGATTGCTCTCCTTGTCTGTTCTGGCTTCAAGCGTGACAGGAAAAAGAGTTTGGGGGAGGCCCCTTTCACCCTTCTGTCCCCCTGttggggagaaggaaagaaaacaaccccatTCAGATAAGGAGAGGTAAAAGATTTAATACAGATGGTAGAAGACTGTAAGATAATAATAAGAGAGAGAGTTCCtattaacaaataaaacaaaatgggGGAGAGGGGACGTTTCTGACTGTGCTGCTCGTTGCTCTGCTGGAAACTGGAAGAAACCTTCACCCCATTACCAGAACTGGAGATCAGACAGGAATAGTTGGGAATAGTAGTTGGTTCATCTCAGTGCGTCTTCCTCTTGGAGTCAGAACTCAGGTGAGACTGCTGGAGAACAGGAGGTGCAGTTCCACAGCACACAGTGTCTACTCAGCCACCAGCCTGCTGCAGGATGTCATGATGTCGaatacagatgaaaacaaggcagtttcctctttgcttttcttgggtTATTGATGAGAATTATTTTGTTGTCATATGTTATCATAGCTGATAAGCCACTGAAGTCACACATGGGAGATGTAACAGTTCCTGTTACTGTTTATAGACACAAGAGTGGTGGTGATGTTGGATCTTTCCCATTTATTGATCAATGCAAAAAATTCTGCAGGCTTTAGGAGCCTGTGTGggtgaaaattaatttcatttggGCTTTTAAATGGTTGTAATTCATTTGATGATTGCCATAATCCTAGAGGTGTATTCTTGAGCTACTCGAGGCACTGTAATTTAGAATTCCCAGCTCTTACGTATGGGAGTGGTTTTATGGCATAGGGAAAGAATGAGGAATTCTTGAATGAAGAGCCCTTCAAAAGAGATCTTAGCTGCCCCTTCACTGGTCATATTTAATAGCATGGTGTTTCTGAGCACAATTAAACATGTGCTTTTAGTAACTGCTAGGATGAGGTGGTGTACATGTTGCCTTTGCCAGCCTGACAAACATGTTCTTACAGCTGGCTGTCAGCAGTCGCCAGACCTCCTCCAGTCTTTtcacagatttctgttttaGGAAGGGAAATTACTGACAGTCCTTTATGTCTGGGCGTTAGGAACTGGTTACAGCGGTGTTTTGAAATGTGTTCTGCACTCTGGCCCTTCTCTGCTacatctcatttctgttttgtctctTCAGCTTGGCATGAGCAGTGTCGGTTTGTGCCATCCAAGAGGCTCCTAAGGAGTGAAGAGTCAAGCTGCAGTTTGGATTACAGACCTCCAGAGCTTTGTTTCTGCAGGACTTGCACCAGGAAGAGGCTACCAAAAAACCACCgtttttgtaatgttttgtaAACTAAATATTATTgcaaaaaatagcaaataacaTACACAAGTTCCAGATGTGGAATGTTCTCTTATCCCTTTGCTGATGCTCTTCGTTTcttcttcagctgtgctttctctgtgaTGCTGACCAAGGCCTTTAAATTAGCCCACAATGTTCACTTGTTTGGATTTTGGTTACTGATAACTAGAAAATGGTTTTGCCTTAAATAGAGGATTAACattctgctgtgcagcaggcagTTTCAGCACATATACGGTACTGCCCactctttcttttcatgctctCGGTGTTTCTGCTCTAGGTAGGCAGAAGAGCCCCCGTATTTCCTGTATGAAAAACATAATAGTCAGCTTGCCAGAAGACATTTCCAAAGGTGTCTCCTGCTGTCCTGCCCTGACTTGCAGCTGTTTTCACAGGGCTGGTGGTTCTGAGATGGTCGGTTCTGACTGAAAGTGGAGTTTCTCAAAGAAGTCAAACCAGGGCCTTAGCAGCCAGTTGtgactgcagagcagtggaGTCCAGTCTGTTGTCTGTGAATGTCAGACCTGTGTGGTACGTCTGAGGCTTCTGCAAAAGATGCAGTTGCTGGTGGCTTAAATGTTCTCTATGGGAGTTGGCTGCCTTCCCTGAGAAACTCTTAGAAGTCAGCAAATTGGAAAGAGTTGAGTCATGTGATCTTGAGTTACCCTGGAGGCAAAGGTTAATTAACAGTTGTAAATGGTTACTGCATTCAGTGGTATATTCCACACTTAGAGCTTGCTGTTGAAGAGTTCTGCCCTTGCCTGGCAGTGTTGGCGATGCAGAGGAGCTGTAGAGTTAACAGTTTCTGGTATTTATGGCTCCCTTAATGTAGCGAGCAGCCTTTCTTGGCTGTCTCCATGTCAGTGTTCAGAATCAGAAGCTGATTTCCTTCTGTCATCTCCCAGGGCTTTCTTATTAGGAATAAATTGTAAAGAACCcgactgctgctgtgctgttggcaCAGAATCACCGGCTGTAAATAAGTAATGCTGAGCTTTTTTGTGTGCAgcttgttgggtttttttacttCCTCATTCCAATCATTAGGCAGAAATGCTGGATTGTCGTGATCCTGATATGTGTTAGAACTGCTCGAACAAGAAAAGTAATCCAgtttctgtgaaatgcaaatCCATTAATAAGAAAGATCTTGAGACAATGGTGAGGGTGGTTACGTGCCAAGGAGTGCTGGAGGCAGGCAGAAGGACGGGGCGTTGCTAACTGTGCTGTGTATGACTTCCTATGGAACCTGCACTGAGATTTGGAAAGTGGGAGGTTCCCAAAATACAGGATCAGCTCTAAACAAAAGCTTTGTGGGAATTCAAACTGGGAAGGTGGACCTATGTGCAAAGATTGACAGAAACTGTAATACAGAATGGGATCAGTAGGAACGTGAGCCAGCAATAAACTGGATGCTTTAATTGCAAGTCACGTCTCATGAGACCTATGGAGTGACTTAAAGAAATTTGGTTGTGCTCTCTCTGAATTACTGAGGAGGCTTTTGGCAGGGTTTTGTGCCAAATGCTTTTAAGGACCGTGGATAATGCTGTGGGAGGGAGGCTCACGTATGTGCCAGAGGACGGGGAAAAGGTTAGAGTAAATGGTTGGATCTTTCACTGGGATTTCATAGGGAGCTCTGCTGTGTCCTGTTGGGGTGGGGCAGTGGATTAGTGCAGCAAAGTTGGCTCAGGATGCCTCATTCTTGTAAGGATGAGAACCAACTTGTTGACGGGAAGGTGTGAGATAGGAGATCCCTTTGAGGTTTAATGTCTGAttataaagcagaaacaacTGACCCCTCTTAGAGTGGAGGAGCACTTCTGTTCTGACTAGTGGTTGGTATGTCCCAGCATGCTTAAACTTGCCTGGAAAAATGAACTTATTTTACTGGTGATCAAATTACTCAAACTAGTCAAAAACTAATAAATCAATACGGAATGCTGAGTGCAAAATAGAGTACTTTACGGCTGCTCTTTGCAGGAGCTGCAACTGCTGTGCATAAGATGGGTGTGCCTGGATCTTGCTGCCCAGATGGCCAGtactgcagagcagtgtgttGTGCCAAGAACACGCTTGGAAGAGCCCCTTGCATGTGGGATTAGAGTTGGGTAAGCGCTGATGTTCCCTGCTCCCCTGTGTGGGCAGTATGTCCTGGTGCTGTGCTTCTGGACAAGAACTACAGTGTGGCCACCTGTCTGTGGAGATGCTTTACCCATGCTGATGGGAGATGTACTGGGATGATAACTCATATGATGTGCTTGTGTAGCATCAGACAGGATCCCAGCAAAGAGCTTGGACATGGGAATCTAAGGAGCTGTGTCCTACGTGAATATTTGCATCTGGATCCAGGCCCCCAGAAATCACAGACCAATGTGTAACCCACACCTTGAAGATGAGCATGCGCTAGGAGTCAATTGGGAGGCAGTTATAAAAGGTACCAAACTATTTCTCCAGTTCCTtgaggatgctgtggggcagaaggCTCACCTTGCTGCAGCACGGCGGGGTGTAGCTGTGTGAGCAAACAGCTGAGCTTCCTACAGCCCCTGACATGGTGCTCCTTGCACAGCTGGTCACTCAGCGTGAAGtactgaaggaaagcaaagccaacCTTTGGGCACAAGGAGAAAAACCCAAATGAACAAAAGCAGACATTTCTTCAggttgtaatttttttgttgttttaatgatGGCTGTTGGAAGTTGCTCAAAGGTTTGGGCTGTCACAGTCCCAGAGATGGCAGCGTACAGATGAGTTGGATGTGCCATGTGGCTGTGGCGGTCATAGTGTGCATTCTACCACATATATAGTACACATAGCAACTTACGGAGTAGCGTGTATGGGGGGTACCTAATTAGTAGCTCTGATTTCATTTGGTCCTTTGCACTCCTTCACCCATCATAAGACATTACCACATTTTTTCACTAACATTCAGTTTGGCATCTACTAGCTGCTCATTTCATAATATCTTCATAATACTTTCTATGCTTAAACACAATAAAAATTGTGGCTACAGAAATTAACCatgaaagacaaaatacagTTGGAGACCACGTGTTATGCAGTCCTTGTGGGCTTCGCTATGAAATACCTATTGGGCTACCCGGCTTCATCACAGCAATATCTGAGCACCAGGTAGAAATTCAGAGTGCAAAcagcctttctgctttttcattccTCACTGCTGTACCTACAAATGCTTACAGCATGtttgacaaaaaaataaaagtccttaggattgtttgttttttttttcatagctaaTATTATGGGGTTGTACTTCTCTAAACTACCTGGACATTCTGTGCATTGCACTTCCATTGCACTGAATAACATTCAGTTATAGGCAGACGGCTTACACTAATCACCTATTCCCTACAGTGGGCGTGCAAAGCAGTTCATACACTTATATGAATGGCACTTTCATACGGGTCTGGACTTAACCATTAGATTGCACTGCAAGAGACCTCCTCTCTTATTTAACACAGTGGGACTATCTGTGTCAACAACAAAAGGGACTGTGCTTGTGGTTAGGACACAACATCCCAAACCAGGCACAGCTGTCACAGCGATAAGCAGAAGCAATCATTGTAAGAAAGGGGGCTGTGAAAAGTTACTGACTGCAGGCCCAGGTATTTAT
Proteins encoded:
- the EIF6 gene encoding eukaryotic translation initiation factor 6 is translated as MAVRASFENNNELGCFAKLTNAYCLVAIGGSENFYSVFEGELFGTVPVVHASIAGCRIIGRMCVGNRHGLLVPSSTTDQELQHIRNSLPDSVRIQRVEERLSALGNVTTCNDYVALVHPDLDRETEEILADVLKVEVFRQTVADQVLVGSYCVFSNQGGIVHPKTSIEDQDELSSLLQVPLVAGTVNRGSEVIGAGMVVNDWCAFCGLDTTSTELSVIESIFKLNEAQPSTIATNMRDSLIDSLA